One segment of Pirellulales bacterium DNA contains the following:
- a CDS encoding glycoside hydrolase: MKFCDDSPVAPALLFRDLLVRRGEFVTFDEKCAIVPRATRLIGAAHAYLWGDGVISRHNVTDWRKLANVLLSAEVTKEPTPAYRLWLLLESDGRRAIRNIAKSDAPSIYDKREAAQAIGVVLECSGFYDSRYWRTIQGSRSCAAILRKGCTSPTEVAKANAHLLAIALPGMFSEVDKWGDGVSIEMLDRLHTDGFDKMCLCFGDLSSGTYHQDVLAKADRDGLLVGPYDSYHTIHAPNTTRRHSDEVDVTWETASFDWRLFRQGPVLSRDCKPVPGFQGTGFALSPIAAFPYVKSRVSRMMRRGEYSAWFVDCDAAGELLDDFSSQHTASQRGDANWRLRRLKWISNTWGIPVGSEGGAAFAVPAIDFAHGIATPVIGFGDPDLTDPKSQYWLGGNWPSDGPRLFMSSVPLKPEYQAIYFEPRFRLPLYQTVFHDSLISTHHWTTGSLKFLDQAATVELIDMLYCVPPLYHLNLDEYAARRDRICRHYQVFTRVHRLLAGKRMTAFDILTEDRLVQRTSFGNRSVIVANFGESPYSYSEKVLPPRSVMIDIANERGSYDALWVGEK; encoded by the coding sequence GTGAAATTCTGCGACGACTCGCCGGTCGCACCAGCCCTTCTATTTAGAGATCTGCTTGTTCGACGTGGCGAGTTCGTCACGTTTGATGAAAAGTGCGCTATCGTGCCACGAGCGACGCGACTGATTGGAGCCGCCCATGCATATTTATGGGGGGATGGCGTAATCAGTCGGCATAATGTCACGGATTGGCGGAAGCTGGCGAACGTGCTTTTGTCTGCTGAAGTGACGAAGGAGCCAACTCCTGCCTATAGATTATGGTTGTTGCTTGAAAGTGACGGGCGACGTGCAATTCGTAATATAGCCAAGAGCGACGCGCCTTCGATCTATGACAAGCGGGAGGCAGCGCAAGCGATTGGAGTGGTATTGGAATGCTCTGGCTTCTATGACTCAAGGTATTGGCGGACGATTCAGGGCTCCCGTTCTTGCGCAGCGATACTTCGCAAGGGATGCACAAGTCCAACGGAAGTGGCAAAGGCAAACGCGCATTTATTGGCCATCGCTTTGCCGGGGATGTTTTCGGAGGTAGATAAGTGGGGAGACGGCGTATCGATTGAAATGCTCGATCGTCTGCACACGGATGGTTTTGACAAGATGTGTTTATGTTTTGGTGACTTGTCAAGTGGAACATACCATCAAGACGTGTTAGCAAAAGCAGATCGCGACGGACTTCTTGTGGGGCCGTACGATTCGTATCACACGATCCATGCTCCGAATACGACACGCCGCCATAGCGATGAAGTCGACGTAACGTGGGAGACTGCTAGTTTTGATTGGCGGCTTTTTCGGCAAGGTCCGGTACTAAGTCGGGATTGCAAACCCGTTCCGGGTTTTCAAGGAACTGGCTTTGCACTAAGTCCTATAGCAGCATTTCCCTACGTGAAAAGCAGAGTATCACGGATGATGCGAAGAGGCGAGTACTCAGCGTGGTTTGTTGATTGCGACGCGGCTGGCGAATTGTTGGATGATTTTTCGTCGCAACACACGGCGTCGCAAAGGGGCGATGCCAATTGGCGACTACGACGATTGAAGTGGATTAGTAATACGTGGGGAATACCCGTCGGATCCGAAGGAGGCGCAGCTTTTGCAGTTCCTGCGATCGACTTTGCGCATGGAATCGCAACGCCGGTTATCGGATTTGGTGATCCCGATTTGACCGATCCAAAGTCCCAGTACTGGCTGGGAGGCAATTGGCCATCAGACGGTCCGCGTCTATTTATGTCTTCCGTTCCCTTGAAGCCCGAGTACCAGGCCATTTACTTTGAACCGCGCTTTAGACTGCCATTATATCAGACGGTATTTCACGACTCATTAATATCGACGCATCACTGGACTACTGGGTCTTTGAAGTTTCTGGATCAGGCCGCGACAGTGGAGCTAATTGACATGCTCTATTGTGTTCCTCCGCTGTACCACCTGAACTTAGATGAGTATGCAGCGCGCCGGGACAGAATATGTCGGCATTACCAAGTCTTTACTAGAGTACACAGATTGTTAGCCGGAAAACGCATGACGGCGTTTGACATACTTACCGAAGACCGTCTGGTACAGCGTACGTCATTCGGTAATCGATCAGTAATCGTAGCGAATTTCGGAGAGAGCCCGTATAGCTATTCGGAGAAGGTGCTACCGCCTCGCTCTGTGATGATAGATATCGCCAATGAGCGAGGTTCGTATGACGCCCTCTGGGTTGGCGAGAAGTAA
- a CDS encoding class I SAM-dependent methyltransferase, with translation MHTSRSSQYGQPFLDFDETITAANAAKQEVGDYLETLWGCVGQATTVVEEMLSHCELTKGISVLEIGPGSGRFLKHTLDRLESCTYEIYETAPAWERWLYSTFKSVIARAADGISLSQTESGSCHLVHAHGVFVYVPLLVSFSYFREMMRVCRPGGYVVFDMFPEDTFDSEEINKWLQTPERFPVVLPRGTVEAWFSSGAFYLVHQFNRRVGPGQAQYLIFKKKASYDTG, from the coding sequence ATGCATACCTCTCGATCCAGCCAATATGGACAGCCTTTTCTGGATTTTGACGAAACAATTACGGCCGCGAACGCGGCGAAGCAAGAGGTCGGCGACTACCTTGAGACTTTATGGGGATGTGTGGGCCAGGCGACGACTGTGGTCGAAGAAATGTTGTCGCATTGCGAGCTAACTAAGGGTATTAGCGTTTTAGAGATCGGTCCCGGGAGCGGTCGCTTCTTAAAACATACGTTAGATCGACTAGAATCGTGTACATACGAGATTTATGAGACGGCACCCGCATGGGAGCGATGGCTCTACAGCACATTCAAGAGTGTCATTGCTCGTGCAGCAGACGGTATCAGCCTTTCACAGACTGAAAGTGGGAGCTGTCACCTAGTTCATGCACACGGTGTGTTCGTGTACGTACCGTTGCTCGTATCGTTCTCTTATTTTAGGGAAATGATGCGAGTGTGTCGTCCGGGCGGCTATGTGGTGTTCGATATGTTTCCTGAAGACACCTTTGACTCAGAAGAAATAAATAAATGGCTCCAGACCCCCGAGCGTTTTCCAGTAGTGCTGCCGCGAGGCACGGTGGAGGCGTGGTTTTCTTCCGGCGCGTTTTATCTTGTTCATCAGTTCAACAGAAGGGTGGGACCAGGGCAGGCGCAGTATTTGATCTTCAAAAAAAAGGCTTCTTATGATACCGGGTAG